A stretch of Porites lutea chromosome 5, jaPorLute2.1, whole genome shotgun sequence DNA encodes these proteins:
- the LOC140937938 gene encoding uncharacterized protein has protein sequence MNKFKYLQCRQNSGKCKTFDGRRKLRRFSTMQIHTHKTKQFPNAIRTVYRPSRSGCFTLLSSDGSSLIKDQEGLRDRWAKNLSTSLNRPFTVEQAALPEQVSQQPVMERLDQPPTIDEAKKAISAINSNRASRKDSIPAEIFKAAGPKALEAFHDVLQSIWSEEDMAEDFHKPLVVALYKRKGRKSVCGNCQGHLTSFRKRKIFSRILLN, from the coding sequence ATGAACAAATTCAAATACCTACAGTGCAGACAGAACTCAGGAAAATGCAAGACCTTTGATGGCAGGAGAAAGTTGAGGAGGTTCAGCACTATGCAGATACATACCCACAAGACAAAACAGTTCCCCAACGCCATAAGAACAGTCTATCGCCCGTCTAGATCTGGGTGCTTCACCCTGCTGTCTTCTGACGGATCGAGCTTGATCAAGGATCAGGAAGGACTCAGAGATCGCTGGGCTAAAAACCTCTCGACATCACTCAACAGGCCTTTCACAGTTGAACAAGCGGCTCTCCCTGAGCAGGTTTCGCAACAACCAGTCATGGAGAGACTTGATCAGCCACCGACTATTGACGAAGCCAAGAAAGCCATCTCTGCCATAAACTCAAACAGAGCGTCAAGAAAAGACAGTATCCCAGCTGAGATCTTCAAAGCTGCGGGCCCCAAAGCACTGGAGGCTTTCCATGATGTTTTGCAAAGCATATGGAGTGAAGAGGACATGGCCGAAGACTTTCACAAGCCTCTCGTCGTTGCTCTCTATAAGAGAAAGGGGAGAAAGTCCGTCTGCGGAAACTGTCAGGGGCATCTCACTTCTTTCCGTAAAAGAAAGATCTTTTCCCGCATTCTTCTGAACTGA